One genomic window of Arachis hypogaea cultivar Tifrunner chromosome 8, arahy.Tifrunner.gnm2.J5K5, whole genome shotgun sequence includes the following:
- the LOC140174681 gene encoding uncharacterized mitochondrial protein AtMg00750-like: MRRKLIKDAKQYIWDDPYLFKKCADGILRRCISHEEGQKVLWQCHRSAYGGHFSGERISAKVLQSGVYWPTMFKDAKELVSRCDECQRSSNLTKRNEMPQQFILELELFNVRGIDFMGPFPTSYSNSYILVAMDYVSR, from the coding sequence atgaggAGAAAGCTAATTAAGGATGCCAAACAAtacatctgggatgacccctATTTGTTCAAGAAGTGTGCTGATGGAATCTTGAGAAGGTGTATCTCCCATGAAGAAGGGCAGAAAGTGTTGTGGCAGTGCCATAGATCCGCATATGGAGGccacttcagtggagaaagaaTATCAGCAAAGGTGCTTCAATCCGGAgtttactggccaacaatgttcaAGGATGCTAAGGAATTGGTGTCAAGATGTGATGAGTGCCAAAGGTCTAGTAATCTAACCAAGAGAAAcgagatgccacagcaattcatacTAGAGCTTGAACTATTTAATGTAcggggaattgactttatggggcccttcccaacctcctactcaaatagttaCATATTGGTGGCTATGGATTATGTCTCAAGATga